One window of the Zea mays cultivar B73 chromosome 3, Zm-B73-REFERENCE-NAM-5.0, whole genome shotgun sequence genome contains the following:
- the LOC103651065 gene encoding probable WRKY transcription factor 64 → MAKRDGYMDSSCGYSNGTPKRLVQDSSSHVQAHAKKKVHISTRTQHTYAPYHDGYQWRKYGQKLIRGSTYPRCYYRCTYHQDHGCPATKHVEQTNSQDPPLFRVTYTNEHTCCSAHVSDYMASSVHIQQIADASLRKLADVEIPSLTHCFSGHELIKEENDAVISSLLTAVSGCDVATSDGVHAAIQENTPARMSRSSNEASSSISPPVLLPASDNPKTDFIEPLETQWFEPLDLGWFIE, encoded by the exons ATGGCTAAGAGGGATGGCTACATGGACAGCTCTTGTGGCTACTCTAATGGAACCCCTAAAAGGCTGGTGCAGGATAGTAGCAGTCATGTGCAGGCGCATGCTAAGAA GAAAGTTCACATTAGCACAAGAACTCAGCACACATACGCACCGTATCATGATGGCTACCAGTGGAGAAAATACGGGCAAAAGCTGATCCGAGGCAGTACCTACCCAAG GTGCTACTATAGGTGCACATACCACCAGGATCATGGCTGCCCAGCAACCAAGCATGTGGAGCAAACCAATTCCCAGGACCCGCCATTGTTCCGGGTAACCTACACGAATGAGCACACATGTTGCAGCGCCCATGTCTCAGATTACATGGCTTCATCTGTACACATCCAGCAGATCGCCGATGCTTCTTTGAGAAAGCTAGCAGATGTGGAAATACCGAGCCTGACCCACTGTTTTAGTGGCCATGAATTGATAAAAGAAGAGAATGATGCCGTCATCTCCTCATTGCTCACGGCCGTCAGTGGTTGTGATGTGGCAACATCCGATGGCGTGCATGCAGCCATTCAAGAGAACACACCTGCTCGGATGTCCCGAAGCAGCAATGAGGCTAGCTCTTCGATTTCACCACCTGTACTGTTGCCGGCATCCGATAACCCGAAAACAGACTTCATCGAGCCACTGGAGACCCAATGGTTCGAGCCTTTGGATTTAGGTTGGTTCATAGAATAA